The proteins below are encoded in one region of Paenibacillus albus:
- the fumC gene encoding class II fumarate hydratase — MDVRMERDSMGEIAVDANRMWGAQTERSLHHFKIGTEKMPRELITAFAYLKKAAAAVNGGLGKLDAKKAEAIAAAADEVIAGKWQEEFPLSVWQTGSGTQSNMNVNEVIARRAAQLLKEQGADSAAVHPNDDVNRSQSSNDTFPTAMHVAALIAVEDTVLPAISQLKATLAEKSKAFSDIIKIGRTHLQDATPLTLGQEISGWVRMLEKGERNVKHSLEELRELAIGGTAVGTGLNAPQGFSEKVAAAISDLTGKRFIGAPNKFQALTSHDEIVFVHGAFKALAADLMKIANDVRWLSSGPRCGIGEIRIPENEPGSSIMPGKVNPTQCEAITMVACQIMGNDATIGFAASQGNFELNVFKPVIIHNFLQSARLLSDAMHSFEEHCARGIEPNREAIARHLSESLMLVTALNPHIGYENAAAIAKAAHKEGLTLREAAIRSGLITAEKFDEVVRAEDMV; from the coding sequence ATGGATGTTCGGATGGAGCGAGACTCCATGGGCGAAATTGCCGTAGATGCGAACCGGATGTGGGGGGCTCAGACGGAGCGAAGCCTGCACCATTTCAAGATTGGCACAGAGAAGATGCCGCGGGAGCTTATCACCGCGTTCGCTTATTTGAAGAAAGCGGCAGCTGCGGTCAACGGCGGACTCGGCAAGCTGGACGCGAAGAAGGCGGAAGCAATTGCAGCCGCGGCTGATGAAGTCATCGCAGGGAAGTGGCAGGAGGAATTCCCGCTCTCCGTATGGCAGACAGGCAGCGGCACGCAGTCGAATATGAATGTGAATGAAGTAATAGCCCGCCGCGCGGCGCAGCTGCTGAAGGAGCAAGGCGCGGACAGTGCGGCTGTGCATCCGAACGATGATGTGAACCGTTCTCAGAGCTCGAACGATACCTTCCCGACTGCGATGCATGTTGCAGCGCTCATCGCGGTCGAAGATACCGTTCTGCCTGCAATTTCGCAGCTGAAAGCAACGCTCGCGGAGAAGAGCAAAGCGTTCTCTGACATCATCAAGATCGGCCGTACGCATCTGCAGGACGCGACGCCGCTCACACTTGGGCAGGAGATTAGCGGCTGGGTGCGCATGCTTGAGAAGGGTGAGCGCAACGTAAAGCATAGCCTCGAGGAGCTGCGCGAGCTTGCGATTGGCGGTACGGCTGTAGGCACAGGGCTGAATGCACCGCAGGGATTCAGCGAGAAGGTCGCCGCGGCGATCAGCGATCTTACGGGCAAGCGCTTCATCGGCGCACCGAACAAGTTCCAAGCGCTGACGAGCCACGACGAAATCGTCTTCGTGCACGGTGCTTTCAAGGCATTGGCAGCGGATCTAATGAAGATCGCCAATGATGTCCGCTGGCTGTCGAGCGGCCCGCGCTGCGGGATCGGCGAAATTCGGATTCCGGAGAATGAGCCTGGCAGCTCGATCATGCCGGGGAAAGTCAATCCGACACAGTGCGAGGCGATCACGATGGTCGCTTGTCAAATCATGGGCAACGATGCGACGATCGGGTTCGCCGCAAGCCAAGGCAACTTTGAGCTGAACGTATTCAAGCCGGTCATTATCCACAACTTCCTGCAGTCGGCGAGGCTGCTGAGCGACGCGATGCATTCCTTCGAAGAGCACTGCGCACGCGGCATTGAGCCGAACCGCGAGGCAATTGCCCGCCATCTTAGCGAGTCGCTTATGCTCGTAACGGCGCTGAATCCGCACATCGGCTACGAGAATGCGGCTGCGATTGCCAAGGCGGCGCACAAGGAAGGGCTGACACTGCGGGAAGCGGCAATTCGAAGCGGATTGATTACAGCAGAGAAGTTCGACGAAGTCGTTCGCGCGGAGGATATGGTATAG
- a CDS encoding substrate-binding domain-containing protein, with protein sequence MRRIMYMLLIAVVCILGIYFWVQNEGDNNGPIVFLPKTIDASIEFWQVVDQGMYAAAAEYGTTVKVMGTVKETDYEGQIALLKQAMALKPQAILLSASDYEKLVPAAKDVVKAGIPLITVDSGLEGGISDSLIATDNFEAGKKAGNALAEALPNRGKVAILNYIQGTSTSIDRENGVRDSLNKVERFQIVGTFYSDGLSAKAYTVTESLLRQYPDLQGIVCLNEPTTLGAAEAVRDAAKYPQVKLIGFDSSMNEISMLEDGIIQAIVVQKPFNMGYLAVKTAVQLKRGKHVEPRIDTGSQVIWKKTMYDKENQKLLFPFLDQKR encoded by the coding sequence ATGAGGCGTATCATGTACATGCTGCTGATTGCGGTTGTCTGTATTTTGGGTATTTATTTCTGGGTGCAAAATGAAGGGGACAACAACGGACCGATCGTATTTCTGCCGAAGACGATTGATGCGAGCATCGAGTTCTGGCAGGTTGTTGACCAAGGCATGTACGCGGCGGCTGCCGAATACGGCACGACCGTGAAAGTGATGGGAACGGTGAAGGAAACCGACTACGAAGGGCAGATTGCGCTCTTGAAACAGGCAATGGCTTTGAAGCCGCAGGCGATTCTGCTGTCCGCGTCCGATTATGAGAAGCTCGTACCGGCCGCGAAGGACGTCGTGAAAGCGGGGATACCGCTCATCACGGTCGATTCGGGGCTCGAAGGCGGCATCTCCGATAGCCTGATTGCCACCGACAACTTCGAAGCGGGTAAGAAGGCTGGAAACGCGCTGGCGGAGGCGTTGCCGAACCGTGGTAAAGTCGCGATTCTCAATTACATTCAAGGAACGTCCACTTCCATTGATCGCGAGAACGGCGTACGCGACAGCTTGAATAAAGTGGAGCGGTTTCAGATTGTCGGCACGTTCTATAGCGATGGATTGTCCGCTAAAGCGTATACGGTTACAGAGTCTCTCTTGCGGCAATACCCGGACTTGCAAGGTATCGTATGCTTGAACGAGCCGACAACGCTAGGCGCGGCCGAAGCGGTACGCGACGCTGCGAAGTATCCGCAGGTGAAGCTGATCGGTTTCGACAGCTCAATGAATGAAATCAGTATGCTTGAGGACGGGATCATCCAGGCGATCGTCGTGCAGAAGCCGTTCAACATGGGCTATCTCGCCGTCAAGACGGCCGTGCAGCTGAAGCGAGGCAAACACGTCGAGCCTCGCATCGATACCGGCTCGCAAGTAATCTGGAAGAAGACGATGTATGACAAAGAAAATCAGAAGCTGCTGTTCCCATTCCTGGATCAGAAGCGCTAA